One Bemisia tabaci chromosome 7, PGI_BMITA_v3 DNA window includes the following coding sequences:
- the Jhbp2 gene encoding UDP-glucosyltransferase 2 isoform X3 produces MNLLPSISPTRGKGDIIIKTKRDLTFQLWFTRNVSNCSTLPTVSAPTSLKDWIAEIKDKRLPIDFWKELPDASMPEILESSVFQDLIHNENKFDLVFMEVFFGQEPLVILGHLLDAPVVAFATFGHMPDILRYMGAPNAVAYLSHFNVDYAGSLSLTQRLENAWIHYRTMLYDEYWYYPQHDAVLAKYFPGPLPSISDMLRNISLFFLTANTAVDGAKIYPPNVIELPVLHLKDPAPLDKELDVIMNNAQDGVIYFSFGSIVTPSILGEEETQIFLSVLKELNQTVLWKTDWNSTSHDIPKNVYTRDWFDQKSILAHPRCVLFLTHGGLSSLMEAINYAVPVVGMSVFGDQPKNLAYAEYLGYGLHIPHKDLTQNSLRRALRTVLQDSRFKENINRASKIFQDKPMSSLDTAIYWIEYAIRHKGAHHLKPLAVRMPWYQLFLLDIITVCFTIFVVLSYLMFKMISLLLRKYFTRSRPLKEKSN; encoded by the exons ATGAACCTGCTGCCGTCTATCTCACCCACACGCGGAAAAGGTGACATCATCATCAAAACAAAGCGTGACCTCACTTTTCAATTATGGTTCACGAG aaatgtgTCCAATTGTTCTACTCTCCCAACAGTCTCTGCTCCGACGTCCCTGAAAGATTGGATAGCAGAGATTAAAGACAAACGACTACCCATCGACTTTTGGAAAGAGTTACCGGACGCGAGTATGCCCGAAATTCTTGAGTCCTCAGTTTTTCAAGACTTGATTCACAATGAAAACAAATTCGACCTGGTGTTCATGGAGGTGTTCTTCGGCCAGGAACCGCTCGTCATTCTTGGGCATCTCTTGGACGCTCCCGTGGTCGCTTTTGCAACTTTTGGTCACATGCCTGATATCTTAAG GTACATGGGTGCCCCGAACGCTGTGGCATACCTGTCACATTTCAACGTGGACTACGCGGGCTCGCTGAGCCTGACCCAAAGGCTAGAGAACGCTTGGATTCATTACAGGACGATGCTCTACGACGAGTACTGGTATTACCCGCAACACGACGCTGTGTTGGCCAAGTATTTTCCCGGACCCCTCCCCAGCATCTCTGATATGCTAAGGAACATCTCGCTATTCTTTCTCACTGCCAATACTGCCGTCGATGGGGCTAAAATTTACCCACCTAATGTTATTGAGCTTCCTGTGCTGCATCTCAAAGATCCAGCACCTTTGGATAAG GAACTGGATGTAATCATGAACAATGCACAGGATGGAGTGATCTACTTCAGTTTTGGATCGATTGTGACCCCCAGCATTCTCGGAGAGGAGGAAACTCAAATATTCTTATCCGTTCTGAAAGAGTTGAATCAGACCGTTTTATGGAAGACGGACTGGAACTCTACCTCCCATGATATTCCGAAGAATGTTTACACGAGGGATTGGTTCGATCAGAAGAGTATCTTAG CTCATCCTAGATGCGTTCTATTTCTGACTCACGGGGGTCTGTCGAGTTTGATGGAAGCAATTAATTATGCTGTTCCTGTCGTTGGAATGTCAGTCTTCGGAGATCAACCGAAGAATCTGGCCTATGCAGAGTATCTCGGGTATGGACTGCACATACCCCACAAAGATTTAACGCAGAACTCACTGCGTAGGGCACTCAGAACAGTTCTCCAGGATAGCAG GTTTAAGGAAAACATCAACAGAGCTTCGAAAATCTTCCAAGACAAACCGATGTCATCATTAGACACGGCTATCTATTGGATAGAATATGCAATTCGGCATAAAGGTGCTCATCATTTAAAGCCCTTGGCGGTTCGAATGCCCTGGTATCAACTGTTCTTGTTAGATATTATCACCGTATGTTTCACAATATTCGTTGTTTTGTCCTACTTAATGTTCAAGATGATCTCATTATTATTAAGGAAATATTTTACTCGATCGAGAccgttaaaagaaaaaagtaactga
- the Jhbp2 gene encoding UDP-glycosyltransferase UGT4 isoform X5 translates to MVHEVKIGDMKLLTFVTVLSSASCCSAYNILVFSPYPTWSQYIQMEPLFSALGLRGHNVTVVSPFPPKKEQSHFHHIHFVADLYWKIKFSAPTSLKDWIAEIKDKRLPIDFWKELPDASMPEILESSVFQDLIHNENKFDLVFMEVFFGQEPLVILGHLLDAPVVAFATFGHMPDILRYMGAPNAVAYLSHFNVDYAGSLSLTQRLENAWIHYRTMLYDEYWYYPQHDAVLAKYFPGPLPSISDMLRNISLFFLTANTAVDGAKIYPPNVIELPVLHLKDPAPLDK, encoded by the exons ATGGTTCACGAG GTAAAAATTGGAGACATGAAGCTTCTGACATTTGTGACAGTGCTCTCCTCAGCGTCCTGCTGCTCGGCTTACAATATTCTAGTGTTTTCTCCATATCCCACATGGAGTCAGTACATTCAAATGGAGCCCCTTTTCTCCGCTCTAGGCCTTCGTGGCCACAATGTGACTGTCGTTAGTCCCTTCCCGCCAAAAAAGGAGCAATCGCATTTCCATCACATCCACTTCGTCGCTGATCTTTACTGGAAAATTAAGT TCTCTGCTCCGACGTCCCTGAAAGATTGGATAGCAGAGATTAAAGACAAACGACTACCCATCGACTTTTGGAAAGAGTTACCGGACGCGAGTATGCCCGAAATTCTTGAGTCCTCAGTTTTTCAAGACTTGATTCACAATGAAAACAAATTCGACCTGGTGTTCATGGAGGTGTTCTTCGGCCAGGAACCGCTCGTCATTCTTGGGCATCTCTTGGACGCTCCCGTGGTCGCTTTTGCAACTTTTGGTCACATGCCTGATATCTTAAG GTACATGGGTGCCCCGAACGCTGTGGCATACCTGTCACATTTCAACGTGGACTACGCGGGCTCGCTGAGCCTGACCCAAAGGCTAGAGAACGCTTGGATTCATTACAGGACGATGCTCTACGACGAGTACTGGTATTACCCGCAACACGACGCTGTGTTGGCCAAGTATTTTCCCGGACCCCTCCCCAGCATCTCTGATATGCTAAGGAACATCTCGCTATTCTTTCTCACTGCCAATACTGCCGTCGATGGGGCTAAAATTTACCCACCTAATGTTATTGAGCTTCCTGTGCTGCATCTCAAAGATCCAGCACCTTTGGATAAG TGA
- the Jhbp2 gene encoding UDP-glucosyltransferase 2 isoform X1 has translation MVHEVKIGDMKLLTFVTVLSSASCCSAYNILVFSPYPTWSQYIQMEPLFSALGLRGHNVTVVSPFPPKKEQSHFHHIHFVADLYWKIKFSAPTSLKDWIAEIKDKRLPIDFWKELPDASMPEILESSVFQDLIHNENKFDLVFMEVFFGQEPLVILGHLLDAPVVAFATFGHMPDILRYMGAPNAVAYLSHFNVDYAGSLSLTQRLENAWIHYRTMLYDEYWYYPQHDAVLAKYFPGPLPSISDMLRNISLFFLTANTAVDGAKIYPPNVIELPVLHLKDPAPLDKELDVIMNNAQDGVIYFSFGSIVTPSILGEEETQIFLSVLKELNQTVLWKTDWNSTSHDIPKNVYTRDWFDQKSILAHPRCVLFLTHGGLSSLMEAINYAVPVVGMSVFGDQPKNLAYAEYLGYGLHIPHKDLTQNSLRRALRTVLQDSRFKENINRASKIFQDKPMSSLDTAIYWIEYAIRHKGAHHLKPLAVRMPWYQLFLLDIITVCFTIFVVLSYLMFKMISLLLRKYFTRSRPLKEKSN, from the exons ATGGTTCACGAG GTAAAAATTGGAGACATGAAGCTTCTGACATTTGTGACAGTGCTCTCCTCAGCGTCCTGCTGCTCGGCTTACAATATTCTAGTGTTTTCTCCATATCCCACATGGAGTCAGTACATTCAAATGGAGCCCCTTTTCTCCGCTCTAGGCCTTCGTGGCCACAATGTGACTGTCGTTAGTCCCTTCCCGCCAAAAAAGGAGCAATCGCATTTCCATCACATCCACTTCGTCGCTGATCTTTACTGGAAAATTAAGT TCTCTGCTCCGACGTCCCTGAAAGATTGGATAGCAGAGATTAAAGACAAACGACTACCCATCGACTTTTGGAAAGAGTTACCGGACGCGAGTATGCCCGAAATTCTTGAGTCCTCAGTTTTTCAAGACTTGATTCACAATGAAAACAAATTCGACCTGGTGTTCATGGAGGTGTTCTTCGGCCAGGAACCGCTCGTCATTCTTGGGCATCTCTTGGACGCTCCCGTGGTCGCTTTTGCAACTTTTGGTCACATGCCTGATATCTTAAG GTACATGGGTGCCCCGAACGCTGTGGCATACCTGTCACATTTCAACGTGGACTACGCGGGCTCGCTGAGCCTGACCCAAAGGCTAGAGAACGCTTGGATTCATTACAGGACGATGCTCTACGACGAGTACTGGTATTACCCGCAACACGACGCTGTGTTGGCCAAGTATTTTCCCGGACCCCTCCCCAGCATCTCTGATATGCTAAGGAACATCTCGCTATTCTTTCTCACTGCCAATACTGCCGTCGATGGGGCTAAAATTTACCCACCTAATGTTATTGAGCTTCCTGTGCTGCATCTCAAAGATCCAGCACCTTTGGATAAG GAACTGGATGTAATCATGAACAATGCACAGGATGGAGTGATCTACTTCAGTTTTGGATCGATTGTGACCCCCAGCATTCTCGGAGAGGAGGAAACTCAAATATTCTTATCCGTTCTGAAAGAGTTGAATCAGACCGTTTTATGGAAGACGGACTGGAACTCTACCTCCCATGATATTCCGAAGAATGTTTACACGAGGGATTGGTTCGATCAGAAGAGTATCTTAG CTCATCCTAGATGCGTTCTATTTCTGACTCACGGGGGTCTGTCGAGTTTGATGGAAGCAATTAATTATGCTGTTCCTGTCGTTGGAATGTCAGTCTTCGGAGATCAACCGAAGAATCTGGCCTATGCAGAGTATCTCGGGTATGGACTGCACATACCCCACAAAGATTTAACGCAGAACTCACTGCGTAGGGCACTCAGAACAGTTCTCCAGGATAGCAG GTTTAAGGAAAACATCAACAGAGCTTCGAAAATCTTCCAAGACAAACCGATGTCATCATTAGACACGGCTATCTATTGGATAGAATATGCAATTCGGCATAAAGGTGCTCATCATTTAAAGCCCTTGGCGGTTCGAATGCCCTGGTATCAACTGTTCTTGTTAGATATTATCACCGTATGTTTCACAATATTCGTTGTTTTGTCCTACTTAATGTTCAAGATGATCTCATTATTATTAAGGAAATATTTTACTCGATCGAGAccgttaaaagaaaaaagtaactga
- the Jhbp2 gene encoding UDP-glucosyltransferase 2 isoform X2 produces MKLLTFVTVLSSASCCSAYNILVFSPYPTWSQYIQMEPLFSALGLRGHNVTVVSPFPPKKEQSHFHHIHFVADLYWKIKFSAPTSLKDWIAEIKDKRLPIDFWKELPDASMPEILESSVFQDLIHNENKFDLVFMEVFFGQEPLVILGHLLDAPVVAFATFGHMPDILRYMGAPNAVAYLSHFNVDYAGSLSLTQRLENAWIHYRTMLYDEYWYYPQHDAVLAKYFPGPLPSISDMLRNISLFFLTANTAVDGAKIYPPNVIELPVLHLKDPAPLDKELDVIMNNAQDGVIYFSFGSIVTPSILGEEETQIFLSVLKELNQTVLWKTDWNSTSHDIPKNVYTRDWFDQKSILAHPRCVLFLTHGGLSSLMEAINYAVPVVGMSVFGDQPKNLAYAEYLGYGLHIPHKDLTQNSLRRALRTVLQDSRFKENINRASKIFQDKPMSSLDTAIYWIEYAIRHKGAHHLKPLAVRMPWYQLFLLDIITVCFTIFVVLSYLMFKMISLLLRKYFTRSRPLKEKSN; encoded by the exons ATGAAGCTTCTGACATTTGTGACAGTGCTCTCCTCAGCGTCCTGCTGCTCGGCTTACAATATTCTAGTGTTTTCTCCATATCCCACATGGAGTCAGTACATTCAAATGGAGCCCCTTTTCTCCGCTCTAGGCCTTCGTGGCCACAATGTGACTGTCGTTAGTCCCTTCCCGCCAAAAAAGGAGCAATCGCATTTCCATCACATCCACTTCGTCGCTGATCTTTACTGGAAAATTAAGT TCTCTGCTCCGACGTCCCTGAAAGATTGGATAGCAGAGATTAAAGACAAACGACTACCCATCGACTTTTGGAAAGAGTTACCGGACGCGAGTATGCCCGAAATTCTTGAGTCCTCAGTTTTTCAAGACTTGATTCACAATGAAAACAAATTCGACCTGGTGTTCATGGAGGTGTTCTTCGGCCAGGAACCGCTCGTCATTCTTGGGCATCTCTTGGACGCTCCCGTGGTCGCTTTTGCAACTTTTGGTCACATGCCTGATATCTTAAG GTACATGGGTGCCCCGAACGCTGTGGCATACCTGTCACATTTCAACGTGGACTACGCGGGCTCGCTGAGCCTGACCCAAAGGCTAGAGAACGCTTGGATTCATTACAGGACGATGCTCTACGACGAGTACTGGTATTACCCGCAACACGACGCTGTGTTGGCCAAGTATTTTCCCGGACCCCTCCCCAGCATCTCTGATATGCTAAGGAACATCTCGCTATTCTTTCTCACTGCCAATACTGCCGTCGATGGGGCTAAAATTTACCCACCTAATGTTATTGAGCTTCCTGTGCTGCATCTCAAAGATCCAGCACCTTTGGATAAG GAACTGGATGTAATCATGAACAATGCACAGGATGGAGTGATCTACTTCAGTTTTGGATCGATTGTGACCCCCAGCATTCTCGGAGAGGAGGAAACTCAAATATTCTTATCCGTTCTGAAAGAGTTGAATCAGACCGTTTTATGGAAGACGGACTGGAACTCTACCTCCCATGATATTCCGAAGAATGTTTACACGAGGGATTGGTTCGATCAGAAGAGTATCTTAG CTCATCCTAGATGCGTTCTATTTCTGACTCACGGGGGTCTGTCGAGTTTGATGGAAGCAATTAATTATGCTGTTCCTGTCGTTGGAATGTCAGTCTTCGGAGATCAACCGAAGAATCTGGCCTATGCAGAGTATCTCGGGTATGGACTGCACATACCCCACAAAGATTTAACGCAGAACTCACTGCGTAGGGCACTCAGAACAGTTCTCCAGGATAGCAG GTTTAAGGAAAACATCAACAGAGCTTCGAAAATCTTCCAAGACAAACCGATGTCATCATTAGACACGGCTATCTATTGGATAGAATATGCAATTCGGCATAAAGGTGCTCATCATTTAAAGCCCTTGGCGGTTCGAATGCCCTGGTATCAACTGTTCTTGTTAGATATTATCACCGTATGTTTCACAATATTCGTTGTTTTGTCCTACTTAATGTTCAAGATGATCTCATTATTATTAAGGAAATATTTTACTCGATCGAGAccgttaaaagaaaaaagtaactga
- the Jhbp2 gene encoding UDP-glucosyltransferase 2 isoform X4, whose translation MPEILESSVFQDLIHNENKFDLVFMEVFFGQEPLVILGHLLDAPVVAFATFGHMPDILRYMGAPNAVAYLSHFNVDYAGSLSLTQRLENAWIHYRTMLYDEYWYYPQHDAVLAKYFPGPLPSISDMLRNISLFFLTANTAVDGAKIYPPNVIELPVLHLKDPAPLDKELDVIMNNAQDGVIYFSFGSIVTPSILGEEETQIFLSVLKELNQTVLWKTDWNSTSHDIPKNVYTRDWFDQKSILAHPRCVLFLTHGGLSSLMEAINYAVPVVGMSVFGDQPKNLAYAEYLGYGLHIPHKDLTQNSLRRALRTVLQDSRFKENINRASKIFQDKPMSSLDTAIYWIEYAIRHKGAHHLKPLAVRMPWYQLFLLDIITVCFTIFVVLSYLMFKMISLLLRKYFTRSRPLKEKSN comes from the exons ATGCCCGAAATTCTTGAGTCCTCAGTTTTTCAAGACTTGATTCACAATGAAAACAAATTCGACCTGGTGTTCATGGAGGTGTTCTTCGGCCAGGAACCGCTCGTCATTCTTGGGCATCTCTTGGACGCTCCCGTGGTCGCTTTTGCAACTTTTGGTCACATGCCTGATATCTTAAG GTACATGGGTGCCCCGAACGCTGTGGCATACCTGTCACATTTCAACGTGGACTACGCGGGCTCGCTGAGCCTGACCCAAAGGCTAGAGAACGCTTGGATTCATTACAGGACGATGCTCTACGACGAGTACTGGTATTACCCGCAACACGACGCTGTGTTGGCCAAGTATTTTCCCGGACCCCTCCCCAGCATCTCTGATATGCTAAGGAACATCTCGCTATTCTTTCTCACTGCCAATACTGCCGTCGATGGGGCTAAAATTTACCCACCTAATGTTATTGAGCTTCCTGTGCTGCATCTCAAAGATCCAGCACCTTTGGATAAG GAACTGGATGTAATCATGAACAATGCACAGGATGGAGTGATCTACTTCAGTTTTGGATCGATTGTGACCCCCAGCATTCTCGGAGAGGAGGAAACTCAAATATTCTTATCCGTTCTGAAAGAGTTGAATCAGACCGTTTTATGGAAGACGGACTGGAACTCTACCTCCCATGATATTCCGAAGAATGTTTACACGAGGGATTGGTTCGATCAGAAGAGTATCTTAG CTCATCCTAGATGCGTTCTATTTCTGACTCACGGGGGTCTGTCGAGTTTGATGGAAGCAATTAATTATGCTGTTCCTGTCGTTGGAATGTCAGTCTTCGGAGATCAACCGAAGAATCTGGCCTATGCAGAGTATCTCGGGTATGGACTGCACATACCCCACAAAGATTTAACGCAGAACTCACTGCGTAGGGCACTCAGAACAGTTCTCCAGGATAGCAG GTTTAAGGAAAACATCAACAGAGCTTCGAAAATCTTCCAAGACAAACCGATGTCATCATTAGACACGGCTATCTATTGGATAGAATATGCAATTCGGCATAAAGGTGCTCATCATTTAAAGCCCTTGGCGGTTCGAATGCCCTGGTATCAACTGTTCTTGTTAGATATTATCACCGTATGTTTCACAATATTCGTTGTTTTGTCCTACTTAATGTTCAAGATGATCTCATTATTATTAAGGAAATATTTTACTCGATCGAGAccgttaaaagaaaaaagtaactga
- the Jhbp2 gene encoding UDP-glucosyltransferase 2 isoform X8, with amino-acid sequence MNNAQDGVIYFSFGSIVTPSILGEEETQIFLSVLKELNQTVLWKTDWNSTSHDIPKNVYTRDWFDQKSILAHPRCVLFLTHGGLSSLMEAINYAVPVVGMSVFGDQPKNLAYAEYLGYGLHIPHKDLTQNSLRRALRTVLQDSRFKENINRASKIFQDKPMSSLDTAIYWIEYAIRHKGAHHLKPLAVRMPWYQLFLLDIITVCFTIFVVLSYLMFKMISLLLRKYFTRSRPLKEKSN; translated from the exons ATGAACAATGCACAGGATGGAGTGATCTACTTCAGTTTTGGATCGATTGTGACCCCCAGCATTCTCGGAGAGGAGGAAACTCAAATATTCTTATCCGTTCTGAAAGAGTTGAATCAGACCGTTTTATGGAAGACGGACTGGAACTCTACCTCCCATGATATTCCGAAGAATGTTTACACGAGGGATTGGTTCGATCAGAAGAGTATCTTAG CTCATCCTAGATGCGTTCTATTTCTGACTCACGGGGGTCTGTCGAGTTTGATGGAAGCAATTAATTATGCTGTTCCTGTCGTTGGAATGTCAGTCTTCGGAGATCAACCGAAGAATCTGGCCTATGCAGAGTATCTCGGGTATGGACTGCACATACCCCACAAAGATTTAACGCAGAACTCACTGCGTAGGGCACTCAGAACAGTTCTCCAGGATAGCAG GTTTAAGGAAAACATCAACAGAGCTTCGAAAATCTTCCAAGACAAACCGATGTCATCATTAGACACGGCTATCTATTGGATAGAATATGCAATTCGGCATAAAGGTGCTCATCATTTAAAGCCCTTGGCGGTTCGAATGCCCTGGTATCAACTGTTCTTGTTAGATATTATCACCGTATGTTTCACAATATTCGTTGTTTTGTCCTACTTAATGTTCAAGATGATCTCATTATTATTAAGGAAATATTTTACTCGATCGAGAccgttaaaagaaaaaagtaactga